One part of the Arabidopsis thaliana chromosome 1 sequence genome encodes these proteins:
- a CDS encoding MATE efflux family protein (MATE efflux family protein; FUNCTIONS IN: antiporter activity, drug transmembrane transporter activity, transporter activity; INVOLVED IN: response to wounding; LOCATED IN: membrane; EXPRESSED IN: 17 plant structures; EXPRESSED DURING: 11 growth stages; CONTAINS InterPro DOMAIN/s: MATE family transporter related protein (InterPro:IPR015521), Multi antimicrobial extrusion protein MatE (InterPro:IPR002528); BEST Arabidopsis thaliana protein match is: MATE efflux family protein (TAIR:AT1G66780.1); Has 11176 Blast hits to 10988 proteins in 2036 species: Archae - 239; Bacteria - 8105; Metazoa - 148; Fungi - 328; Plants - 1324; Viruses - 0; Other Eukaryotes - 1032 (source: NCBI BLink).), giving the protein MKKSIETPLLLNTKQSQDEDKEKIRWEKMKKVASMAAPMVAVNMSQYLLQATSTMIVGHRSELALAGIALGSSFANVTGFGVLFGLSGSLETLCGQAYGAKQYHKLGSYTFTSIVFLLIISVPISILWMFMNQILLLLHQDPQIAELAGVYCLWLVPALFGYSVLESLVRYFQSQSLIYPMVLSSLAALSFHVPLCWLMVHKFDFGAKGAAASIGISYWLNAVFLWVYMKRSSRCVETRIYMSKDVFVHTNIFFQFAIPSAMMCCLEWLAFEVITLLSGLLPNSKLETSVISICLTTSSLHYNLVNGIGDAASTNVANELGAGNPRGARDSAAAAIIIAAVESVIVSSSLFLSRSVWPYAYSNVEEVISYVTDITPILCISILMDSFLTVLSGIVRGTGWQKIGAYVNITSYYVIGIPVGLLLCFHLHFNGKGLWAGLVTGSTLQTLILFLVIGFTNWSKEAIKARERIGDEKVWRHDSLLN; this is encoded by the exons atgaagaagagtaTCGAAACTCCGTTATTGTTGAACACCAAACAATCACAAGacgaagataaagaaaaaataagatgggagaagatgaagaaagttgCTTCAATGGCTGCTCCAATGGTCGCCGTGAACATGTCTCAATACCTTCTTCAAGCAACTTCTACAATGATCGTCGGTCACCGGAGCGAACTCGCTCTCGCCGGAATCGCTCTAGGAAGCTCCTTTGCTAATGTTACCGGCTTTGGTGTTCTT TTTGGACTTTCAGGTTCATTGGAAACACTATGTGGTCAAGCATATGGAGCAAAACAATATCACAAGCTTGGATCTTACACTTTCACTTCAATAGTTTTCCTTTTGATTATCTCTGTTCCGATTTCGATTCTTTGGATGTTCATGAACCAGATCTTGCTGTTGCTTCATCAAGATCCTCAAATAGCAGAGTTAGCTGGTGTGTACTGTCTCTGGCTGGTACCAGCTTTATTCGGTTACTCTGTTCTCGAGTCGTTGGTTCGATATTTTCAGTCACAAAGCTTGATTTATCCAATGGTCTTGAGCTCTCTAGCTGCTCTGTCTTTCCATGTTCCTCTCTGTTGGCTAATGGTtcataaatttgattttggagcCAAAGGAGCGGCTGCGTCTATCGGTATCTCTTACTGGCTCAACGCGGTTTTTCTTTGGGTTTATATGAAACGCTCTAGTCGTTGTGTCGAAACGCGGATTTATATGTCCAAGGATGTTTTTGTTCATACAAATATCTTCTTTCAATTTGCCATTCCTTCTGCAATGATGTGTTG CCTTGAGTGGTTAGCTTTCGAGGTCATTACTTTGCTGTCTGGTCTTCTACCCAACTCAAAGCTCGAAACATCGGTTATTTCGATTTG CCTCACGACCTCTTCATTGCATTACAATCTAGTAAATGGAATTGGTGATGCAGCAAG CACCAATGTGGCTAATGAGCTAGGAGCTGGGAATCCGCGAGGGGCTCGTGATTCTGCTGCGGCTGCAATCATAATTGCAGCTGTTGAGTCAGTTATTGTGAGCTCTAGTCTGTTCTTGTCTCGCAGTGTGTGGCCTTATGCATATAGCAATGTGGAGGAAGTAATTAGTTATGTGACTGATATCACTCCTATTCTTTGTATCTCAATCCTCATGGACAGCTTCTTGACCGTCCTCTCCG ggATTGTGAGAGGAACAGGGTGGCAAAAAATTGGAGCTTATGTGAACATAACCTCTTATTATGTCATTGGTATTCCTGTTGGACTTCTATTGTGTTTTCATCTTCACTTCAATGGGAAAGGACTTTGGGCTGGTTTAGTCACAGGATCAACATTACAAACTCTAATCCTATTTCTTGTTATTGGATTTACCAATTGGAGCAAAGAG GCAATTAAGGCTAGGGAGAGAATTGGTGATGAGAAAGTTTGGAGACATGACTCATTGcttaattga
- a CDS encoding MATE efflux family protein — protein MKKSIETPLLLNTKQSQDEDKEKIRWEKMKKVASMAAPMVAVNMSQYLLQATSTMIVGHRSELALAGIALGSSFANVTGFGVLFGLSGSLETLCGQAYGAKQYHKLGSYTFTSIVFLLIISVPISILWMFMNQILLLLHQDPQIAELAGVYCLWLVPALFGYSVLESLVRYFQSQSLIYPMVLSSLAALSFHVPLCWLMVHKFDFGAKGAAASIGISYWLNAVFLWVYMKRSSRCVETRIYMSKDVFVHTNIFFQFAIPSAMMCCLEWLAFEVITLLSGLLPNSKLETSVISICLTTSSLHYNLVNGIGDAASTNVANELGAGNPRGARDSAAAAIIIAAVESVIVSSSLFLSRSVWPYAYSNVEEVISYVTDITPILCISILMDSFLTVLSG, from the exons atgaagaagagtaTCGAAACTCCGTTATTGTTGAACACCAAACAATCACAAGacgaagataaagaaaaaataagatgggagaagatgaagaaagttgCTTCAATGGCTGCTCCAATGGTCGCCGTGAACATGTCTCAATACCTTCTTCAAGCAACTTCTACAATGATCGTCGGTCACCGGAGCGAACTCGCTCTCGCCGGAATCGCTCTAGGAAGCTCCTTTGCTAATGTTACCGGCTTTGGTGTTCTT TTTGGACTTTCAGGTTCATTGGAAACACTATGTGGTCAAGCATATGGAGCAAAACAATATCACAAGCTTGGATCTTACACTTTCACTTCAATAGTTTTCCTTTTGATTATCTCTGTTCCGATTTCGATTCTTTGGATGTTCATGAACCAGATCTTGCTGTTGCTTCATCAAGATCCTCAAATAGCAGAGTTAGCTGGTGTGTACTGTCTCTGGCTGGTACCAGCTTTATTCGGTTACTCTGTTCTCGAGTCGTTGGTTCGATATTTTCAGTCACAAAGCTTGATTTATCCAATGGTCTTGAGCTCTCTAGCTGCTCTGTCTTTCCATGTTCCTCTCTGTTGGCTAATGGTtcataaatttgattttggagcCAAAGGAGCGGCTGCGTCTATCGGTATCTCTTACTGGCTCAACGCGGTTTTTCTTTGGGTTTATATGAAACGCTCTAGTCGTTGTGTCGAAACGCGGATTTATATGTCCAAGGATGTTTTTGTTCATACAAATATCTTCTTTCAATTTGCCATTCCTTCTGCAATGATGTGTTG CCTTGAGTGGTTAGCTTTCGAGGTCATTACTTTGCTGTCTGGTCTTCTACCCAACTCAAAGCTCGAAACATCGGTTATTTCGATTTG CCTCACGACCTCTTCATTGCATTACAATCTAGTAAATGGAATTGGTGATGCAGCAAG CACCAATGTGGCTAATGAGCTAGGAGCTGGGAATCCGCGAGGGGCTCGTGATTCTGCTGCGGCTGCAATCATAATTGCAGCTGTTGAGTCAGTTATTGTGAGCTCTAGTCTGTTCTTGTCTCGCAGTGTGTGGCCTTATGCATATAGCAATGTGGAGGAAGTAATTAGTTATGTGACTGATATCACTCCTATTCTTTGTATCTCAATCCTCATGGACAGCTTCTTGACCGTCCTCTCCGGTTAG
- a CDS encoding MATE efflux family protein (MATE efflux family protein; FUNCTIONS IN: antiporter activity, drug transmembrane transporter activity, transporter activity; INVOLVED IN: response to wounding; LOCATED IN: membrane; EXPRESSED IN: 17 plant structures; EXPRESSED DURING: 11 growth stages; CONTAINS InterPro DOMAIN/s: MATE family transporter related protein (InterPro:IPR015521), Multi antimicrobial extrusion protein MatE (InterPro:IPR002528); BEST Arabidopsis thaliana protein match is: MATE efflux family protein (TAIR:AT1G66780.1); Has 11372 Blast hits to 11171 proteins in 2068 species: Archae - 239; Bacteria - 8285; Metazoa - 148; Fungi - 331; Plants - 1323; Viruses - 0; Other Eukaryotes - 1046 (source: NCBI BLink).): MKKSIETPLLLNTKQSQDEDKEKIRWEKMKKVASMAAPMVAVNMSQYLLQATSTMIVGHRSELALAGIALGSSFANVTGFGVLFGLSGSLETLCGQAYGAKQYHKLGSYTFTSIVFLLIISVPISILWMFMNQILLLLHQDPQIAELAGVYCLWLVPALFGYSVLESLVRYFQSQSLIYPMVLSSLAALSFHVPLCWLMVHKFDFGAKGAAASIGISYWLNAVFLWVYMKRSSRCVETRIYMSKDVFVHTNIFFQFAIPSAMMCCLEWLAFEVITLLSGLLPNSKLETSVISICLTTSSLHYNLVNGIGDAASTNVANELGAGNPRGARDSAAAAIIIAAVESVIVSSSLFLSRSVWPYAYSNVEEVISYVTDITPILCISILMDSFLTVLSGIVRGTGWQKIGAYVNITSYYVIGIPVGLLLCFHLHFNGKGLWAGLVTGSTLQTLILFLVIGFTNWSKEVIVTA, encoded by the exons atgaagaagagtaTCGAAACTCCGTTATTGTTGAACACCAAACAATCACAAGacgaagataaagaaaaaataagatgggagaagatgaagaaagttgCTTCAATGGCTGCTCCAATGGTCGCCGTGAACATGTCTCAATACCTTCTTCAAGCAACTTCTACAATGATCGTCGGTCACCGGAGCGAACTCGCTCTCGCCGGAATCGCTCTAGGAAGCTCCTTTGCTAATGTTACCGGCTTTGGTGTTCTT TTTGGACTTTCAGGTTCATTGGAAACACTATGTGGTCAAGCATATGGAGCAAAACAATATCACAAGCTTGGATCTTACACTTTCACTTCAATAGTTTTCCTTTTGATTATCTCTGTTCCGATTTCGATTCTTTGGATGTTCATGAACCAGATCTTGCTGTTGCTTCATCAAGATCCTCAAATAGCAGAGTTAGCTGGTGTGTACTGTCTCTGGCTGGTACCAGCTTTATTCGGTTACTCTGTTCTCGAGTCGTTGGTTCGATATTTTCAGTCACAAAGCTTGATTTATCCAATGGTCTTGAGCTCTCTAGCTGCTCTGTCTTTCCATGTTCCTCTCTGTTGGCTAATGGTtcataaatttgattttggagcCAAAGGAGCGGCTGCGTCTATCGGTATCTCTTACTGGCTCAACGCGGTTTTTCTTTGGGTTTATATGAAACGCTCTAGTCGTTGTGTCGAAACGCGGATTTATATGTCCAAGGATGTTTTTGTTCATACAAATATCTTCTTTCAATTTGCCATTCCTTCTGCAATGATGTGTTG CCTTGAGTGGTTAGCTTTCGAGGTCATTACTTTGCTGTCTGGTCTTCTACCCAACTCAAAGCTCGAAACATCGGTTATTTCGATTTG CCTCACGACCTCTTCATTGCATTACAATCTAGTAAATGGAATTGGTGATGCAGCAAG CACCAATGTGGCTAATGAGCTAGGAGCTGGGAATCCGCGAGGGGCTCGTGATTCTGCTGCGGCTGCAATCATAATTGCAGCTGTTGAGTCAGTTATTGTGAGCTCTAGTCTGTTCTTGTCTCGCAGTGTGTGGCCTTATGCATATAGCAATGTGGAGGAAGTAATTAGTTATGTGACTGATATCACTCCTATTCTTTGTATCTCAATCCTCATGGACAGCTTCTTGACCGTCCTCTCCG ggATTGTGAGAGGAACAGGGTGGCAAAAAATTGGAGCTTATGTGAACATAACCTCTTATTATGTCATTGGTATTCCTGTTGGACTTCTATTGTGTTTTCATCTTCACTTCAATGGGAAAGGACTTTGGGCTGGTTTAGTCACAGGATCAACATTACAAACTCTAATCCTATTTCTTGTTATTGGATTTACCAATTGGAGCAAAGAGGTGATTGTAACCGCGTAA
- a CDS encoding MATE efflux family protein has product MFMNQILLLLHQDPQIAELAGVYCLWLVPALFGYSVLESLVRYFQSQSLIYPMVLSSLAALSFHVPLCWLMVHKFDFGAKGAAASIGISYWLNAVFLWVYMKRSSRCVETRIYMSKDVFVHTNIFFQFAIPSAMMCCLEWLAFEVITLLSGLLPNSKLETSVISICLTTSSLHYNLVNGIGDAASTNVANELGAGNPRGARDSAAAAIIIAAVESVIVSSSLFLSRSVWPYAYSNVEEVISYVTDITPILCISILMDSFLTVLSGIVRGTGWQKIGAYVNITSYYVIGIPVGLLLCFHLHFNGKGLWAGLVTGSTLQTLILFLVIGFTNWSKEVIVTA; this is encoded by the exons ATGTTCATGAACCAGATCTTGCTGTTGCTTCATCAAGATCCTCAAATAGCAGAGTTAGCTGGTGTGTACTGTCTCTGGCTGGTACCAGCTTTATTCGGTTACTCTGTTCTCGAGTCGTTGGTTCGATATTTTCAGTCACAAAGCTTGATTTATCCAATGGTCTTGAGCTCTCTAGCTGCTCTGTCTTTCCATGTTCCTCTCTGTTGGCTAATGGTtcataaatttgattttggagcCAAAGGAGCGGCTGCGTCTATCGGTATCTCTTACTGGCTCAACGCGGTTTTTCTTTGGGTTTATATGAAACGCTCTAGTCGTTGTGTCGAAACGCGGATTTATATGTCCAAGGATGTTTTTGTTCATACAAATATCTTCTTTCAATTTGCCATTCCTTCTGCAATGATGTGTTG CCTTGAGTGGTTAGCTTTCGAGGTCATTACTTTGCTGTCTGGTCTTCTACCCAACTCAAAGCTCGAAACATCGGTTATTTCGATTTG CCTCACGACCTCTTCATTGCATTACAATCTAGTAAATGGAATTGGTGATGCAGCAAG CACCAATGTGGCTAATGAGCTAGGAGCTGGGAATCCGCGAGGGGCTCGTGATTCTGCTGCGGCTGCAATCATAATTGCAGCTGTTGAGTCAGTTATTGTGAGCTCTAGTCTGTTCTTGTCTCGCAGTGTGTGGCCTTATGCATATAGCAATGTGGAGGAAGTAATTAGTTATGTGACTGATATCACTCCTATTCTTTGTATCTCAATCCTCATGGACAGCTTCTTGACCGTCCTCTCCG ggATTGTGAGAGGAACAGGGTGGCAAAAAATTGGAGCTTATGTGAACATAACCTCTTATTATGTCATTGGTATTCCTGTTGGACTTCTATTGTGTTTTCATCTTCACTTCAATGGGAAAGGACTTTGGGCTGGTTTAGTCACAGGATCAACATTACAAACTCTAATCCTATTTCTTGTTATTGGATTTACCAATTGGAGCAAAGAGGTGATTGTAACCGCGTAA